Proteins encoded within one genomic window of Komagataella phaffii GS115 chromosome 3, complete sequence:
- a CDS encoding vacuolar ATP synthase subunit B, which translates to MILTSKAVAEAFKVKPRINYNTVGGVNGPLVILENVKFPRFNEIVNLTLPDGTIRAGQVLEVRGNRAIVQVFEGTSGIDVKKTRVEFTGDNLKIPVSEDMLGRVFDGSGRPIDNGPKVFAEDFLDINGSPINPYSRIYPEEMISTGISAIDTMNSIARGQKIPIFSASGLPHNEIAAQICRQAGLVRPTKDVHDGHEENFSIVFAAMGVNLETSRFFKQDFEENGSLERTSLFLNLANDPTIERIITPRLALTTAEYLAYQTERHVLTILTDMSSYADALREVSAAREEVPGRRGYPGYMYTDLSTIYERAGRVEGRNGSITQIPILTMPNDDITHPIPDLTGYITEGQISVDRQLHNRGIYPPINVLPSLSRLMKSAIGEGMTRKDHGDVSNQLYAKYAIGRDAAAMKAVVGEEALSIEDKLSLEFLDKFEKTFISQGAYDNRTVFESLDQAWSLLRIYPKEMLNRISPKILDEFYDRERHGEEEDIVKSADKTDK; encoded by the exons ATGATACTAACTAGC AAGGCCGTGGCCGAAGCATTTAAGGTTAAGCCTCGTATCAATTATAATACTGTTGGCGGGGTTAATGGCCCTTTAGTGATCcttgaaaatgtcaaatTTCCTAGGTTTAATGAAATTGTTAACCTTACCCTACCCGATGGAACTATCAGAGCAGGACAGGTTCTAGAAGTCCGTGGCAATAGAGCGATTGTTCAGGTCTTTGAAGGAACTTCTGGCATTGATGTCAAGAAAACTCGTGTCGAGTTTACTGGggacaatttgaaaatcCCTGTGTCAGAAGATATGCTAGGACGAGTTTTTGATGGGTCTGGTAGGCCCATAGACAATGGACCGAAGGTTTTTGCTGAAGACTTTTTAGATATAAACGGGTCTCCCATCAATCCCTATTCTCGTATCTATCCAGAGGAAATGATTTCCACGGGTATATCAGCTATTGATACTATGAATTCTATCGCTCGGGGGCAAAAGATTCCTATTTTTTCCGCTTCAGGGTTGCCTCATAACGAAATTGCGGCTCAGATTTGTAGACAGGCAGGTTTGGTCAGGCCTACTAAGGATGTACACGATGGTCATGAAGAGAACTTTTCTATTGTTTTTGCGGCTATGGGTGTTAACTTGGAAACCTCCCggttcttcaaacaagACTTTGAGGAGAATGGGTCACTGGAAAGAACATCATTGTTTTTGAACCTGGCAAACGATCCCACTATCGAAAGAATCATCACACCTCGTCTAGCTCTTACAACAGCTGAATATTTGGCATATCAAACAGAAAGACATGTGCTAACAATTTTAACAGATATGTCCTCGTATGCAGATGCGTTGCGTGAAGTTTCGGCTGCCAGAGAAGAAGTTCCCGGCCGTCGAGGTTATCCGGGGTATATGTATACAGATTTATCAACTATTTACGAGAGAGCAGGGCGAGTGGAAGGTCGTAACGGTTCCATTACTCAAATCCCCATTTTGACCATGCCAAACGATGATATCACCCATCCAATTCCCGATCTTACTGGTTACATTACCGAAGGCCAGATATCAGTCGATCGTCAACTGCACAATCGAGGTATCTATCCCCCTATCAACGTATTGCCATCTTTGTCCCGCTTAATGAAGAGCGCTATTGGCGAGGGTATGACACGTAAGGATCATGGTGATGTTTCTAACCAATTATACGCTAAATACGCTATAGGTCGTGATGCCGCTGCAATGAAAgctgttgttggtgaaGAGGCTTTGTCGATCGAAGACAAACTCTCCTTAGAGTTTTTAGACAAGTTTGAGAAGACATTTATTTCTCAGGGTGCCTATGATAACAGGACTGTCTTTGAGTCGTTAGATCAAGCTTGGTCTCTGTTGAGAATCTACCCTAAGGAAATGCTGAATAGAATCTCACCAAAGATTCTGGATGAGTTCTACGATAGAGAGCGCCATggggaagaagaagatattgTTAAGAGCGCAGACAAGACTGATAAGTGA